The Streptomyces halobius genomic interval AAGGCGATCACCGACGCGCTCGGTGTGCTGGACGGCGGCGGGGTGCTGGGGATCTTCCCCGAAGGCACCCGCGGCGAGGGCGACTTCGCCTCGCTGCGAGCGGGCCTCGCGTACTTCGCGGTGCGCTCCGGCGCCCCCGTCGTGCCGGTCGCGGTCCTCGGCAGCACCGACCGCCACAGCAGACTGACCCACGCCGTACCGCCGCTGCGCGCCCGTGTCGACATCGTCTTCGGCGACGCTTTCCGAGCGGGCGACCGCAGCGGGCGCCGCACCCGCAAGGCGCTGGACGAGGCGACCGGGCGGCTCCAGGAGCGGCTGACCGCCCACCTGGCGGAGGCCAGGCGCCTGACCGGGCGCTGACCCACACTTGAGTAGTGGACCGCGGACGAGCGGTTC includes:
- a CDS encoding lysophospholipid acyltransferase family protein, which produces MHGLWRPRVLGAWRVPSAGPVILAVNHAHGIDGPMLMGTAPRPVHFLIKKEAFVGPLDPFLQGIGQLKVDRDSTDRKAITDALGVLDGGGVLGIFPEGTRGEGDFASLRAGLAYFAVRSGAPVVPVAVLGSTDRHSRLTHAVPPLRARVDIVFGDAFRAGDRSGRRTRKALDEATGRLQERLTAHLAEARRLTGR